The Labilibaculum sp. sequence ATTCAATAAATCGATAGAAGCTTTTGCTGTTCCACCTGTTGCCAGTAAATCATCGTGCAGCAAAACTACATCGTCAGAATTTAAAGCATCTTGGTGAATGAAAATTTCATCTTCTCCGTATTCCAAAGAATATTTCTCAGAGAAAGTTGGCGATGGTAATTTTCCTGGCTTTCGAACAGGAACAAATCCAGCACCTAAGCGATAGGCTAAAACGGTTCCTAAAATAAATCCACGGCTTTCTAAACCAACAACCTTTGTTATTCCTTTGTCTTTATATTGATTGTAAAGAGCATCAACTAAGGTTGTCAGATGTTTATCATCTTTCAACATTGTTGTGATATCCTTAAATACGATTCCCGTTTTAGGAAAATCAATTACGTCTCTTATCGAATCTTTTGCTTCTTGAAGTTTTACTTCCATTTTTATTTTCTTTTTCCAAACCAGGAGTACGAAAATATCCAATTCCATACTGTTTTTTCAGTCTGTAAGACGCGAAAAAGCAGAAGAAGTGGAACATTCACCCCCTCCTCACTTAATTATTCTACAATTACTAACTTGATATAGTGTGGGATAATTCCGGGTAAAAATAAAAAAGTCTGAGTAAATATTCGTTATATATTAGCAAAAACTGCAATTATGACTTGAAATGAGAAACTATTTTTCAGATCCTTGGATTTTCATTGTTGAACTCCACTTTAGTTTTTACCTTTGATTAAATTCAATTTTAGAATTAAAATGACAATAAATAATCAAAATCGCGCAGCCTGGATTAAGCTTTTTTACTACGTGTTCGTATTTTTATATCTGGCAACAACAATTTTCTTGATTTATCTGCAGGTAAAACCAATTTATCCAATTGTTGGAGCAATCAGTGGTTTTGTTTTTGCCTGCATTGTAATTAGTTTATCGCTTAATTTGAATTATATTATCTATCAGGAATCCGAACAGAAAATAATTTTGAGATATTATCCATTGCACCCTTTTCATCAGAAGTTCAAATCTATTGAAATTCCCAAAAGTCAATTGTCTCATTTCGATCTAAAAAGAAAACTGTTTGGTTTTAGGCCTGAAGTTACTTTGTATCAGCAAACAGAAAGAGGATTAGCAAAATATCCATCAGTAAGTATCGCTTCTCTTTCAAAATCAAGTCAGGCGGAAATGATTAAATCATTGCAAAAAAACTCCATGAAAAAGCAATAACATTTACTTTTGTGATTGAGCGTACTAAAATATAATTGTATACGTTATCAGTTTTGTAAATCCTTTATTGAAGATTATTATAATATGATTAAAAAAATTAGAAGTCAGTTAGCGCTGTTAATTATGTTGCTTGTGTTGCCAACAACTATATTGGCTCAAGAAAATGATGTAAGACTTAATGTTGGAATTCCTTTAGGAAAATATGGGAAGTTTGACCACAATTTTATAGGAACAAATGAAACCAATTCGCCATCTTTCATTATTCAATTAGAGAAGAATTGGAAACCCGATTTAAGTATTGGTGCTTATGTTGGCTATGCAGGACAAAAGCATGAGTTTAATTTAGGTTTTGATGAGGTGAAATATAATTACTATCGATTTGGAACGGTATTAACTTATGAATTGAATTTATGGCTTTCGGAAATGAATATTGCACCTGATAATGGGATTGAAATGTATGCCAGTGTAAAAACAGGTCTTTCTCTTGAGAGCCGAAAATCCACAATTTCTAAATTGGATGGAGGAAATATTCCTAATGTTAGAACGAACAGAAATAACGAATTGCTTTTCGATTTAGGGGTTTTACTGGGCACCCGCTATCATTTTTCAAATCAGTTTGGCATTTTTGCAGAACTGGGTTGGGGAAATGCAGGATTTTTTACAATCGGCACGACCTTTACCTTATAAATATTTTGTAAATTAAACCTCGTTTATTTAATTCGATGAATATATGGAGGATATTTATAAAATAGCTATTAGTTTTTTGAATGG is a genomic window containing:
- a CDS encoding adenine phosphoribosyltransferase, giving the protein MEVKLQEAKDSIRDVIDFPKTGIVFKDITTMLKDDKHLTTLVDALYNQYKDKGITKVVGLESRGFILGTVLAYRLGAGFVPVRKPGKLPSPTFSEKYSLEYGEDEIFIHQDALNSDDVVLLHDDLLATGGTAKASIDLLNRFKLKNVFVNFLIELDFLNGRNKLATQYQVDSVFHF
- a CDS encoding outer membrane beta-barrel protein codes for the protein MIKKIRSQLALLIMLLVLPTTILAQENDVRLNVGIPLGKYGKFDHNFIGTNETNSPSFIIQLEKNWKPDLSIGAYVGYAGQKHEFNLGFDEVKYNYYRFGTVLTYELNLWLSEMNIAPDNGIEMYASVKTGLSLESRKSTISKLDGGNIPNVRTNRNNELLFDLGVLLGTRYHFSNQFGIFAELGWGNAGFFTIGTTFTL